DNA from Microvirga ossetica:
GTCAGCGCCGTCTCGGTCGTGCTCACCGCCCAGACATGGAGGTGGTGGACGCGGGCGACGCCCGGCATCCGCTCGAGGGCTTTTCTCACCTCCGGCATGGCGATGCTGCGGGGCACGCCATGCAGCGAGAGGGTGAGCGATTGCTGCAGCAATCCCCAGGTGCCCCAGACGATGACGGCGGCGATGACGAGGCTGAGAACCGGGTCGATCCAGTTCGCGCCGGTCCAGAGAATGGCGAGGCCGCCGAGAACCACGCCGAGGGACACGGCGGCATCGGCGACCATGTGCAGGAAGGCGCCGCGGATGTTGAGATCCTGTTGGCCGCTCGTGAACAGGAAGGCGGTGAAGCCGTTCACGACGATGCCGATTCCGGCGACGATCATCATGGTGCCGGCAGCAACAGGAGCGGGCTCGATCAGGCGCTGGACGGATTCCCAGACGATGCCGCCCGTCGCCACCAGCAGGAGGAGGGCGTTGAAGAGCGCTGCGAGGATCGAGCTCGAGCGCAGGCCGTAGGTGAAGCGCTCGGTCGGGCTGCGCCTCGCGAGCAATGCCGCACCCCAGGCGATGGCGAGGCCGAGCACGTCGCTCAGGTTATGGCCGGCATCCGAGAGCAGGGCCATGGAATCGGCCCAGAACCCGTAGGCTGCCTCGATGGCGACGAAGGCGAGGTTGAGGGCGATGCCGATAGCGAAGGCGCGCCCGTGGCCTTCCGGCGGAGCGTGGGAATGCCCGTGATCGTGATGGCCTGCCGGATCGTGGTGCGAATGCATGGTCGGTGCGCGTTGCCTTATTCCCGAACCGCGTTCGACGCCGCCGTTTCGAGATTGAAGGCGGCGGCGAAGAGCGCCTTGGTGTAGTCGGTGCGCGGGGCGGCGAAGATGCTCTCGGCCGAACCCTCTTCCACGATCTTGCCGTTCTGCATCACCACCACGTGGTTTGCGAGTGCCCGCACGACCTTGAGGTCGTGGCTGATGAACATATAGGCGAGGTTGCGCCGCTTCTGCAGGTCGCGCAGCAGTTCCACGATCTGCGCCTGCACGGACATGTCGAGGGCCGATGTCGGCTCGTCGAGCATGATGAATTGCGGCTCCAGCGCCATGGCGCGGGCGATGGCGATGCGCTGGCGCTGGCCACCGGAGAATTCATGCGGATAGCGGTCCATGGTGGCAGGGTCGAGGCCGACATCGTGCAGCGCCTTGGCCACTATATCGCGGCGCTGGGCATAAGAGAGGCCCTTGGTCTGGACGAGCAGGCCCTCTTCCACGATCTCGGCCACGGACATGCGCGGCGACAGCGAGCCGTAGGGATCCTGGAACACCACCTGCAGATTCTTGCGCATCGGGCGGATCTCGTTCGAGCGCATCCCGTCGATGCGGTTGCCGAGAAAGACGATGGGTCCTTCCGACTGCACGAGGCGCAGGATGGCAAGGCCCAGCGTCGTCTTGCCGGAGCCGGACTCGCCCACGACGCCCACGGTCTCGCCTCTGCGCACCCGCACCGAGACGCCGTCGACCGCCTTCACATGGCCGACGGTCTTCTGGAAGAAGCCGCGCTTGATCGGAAACCAGACCTTGATCGGCCCGGCATCGACGATGACCGGTGCATCATTGGCGACAGGATTGGCGCGGCCCTTCGGCTCGGCGGCAAGCAGCCGCCGCGTGTAAGCGTGCTGCGGATTGCCGAAGACCTCCGCGACCGTTCCCTGCTCGACGATCTTGCCTTTCAGCATCACGCAGACGCGGTCGGCGATCTTGCGCACGATGCCGAGATCGTGGGTGATGAAGAGCATCGACATGTTGAGCCTGCTCTTCAACTCGGCGAGCAGCTTCAGGATCTGCGCCTGCACCGTCACGTCGAGCGCCGTGGTCGGCTCGTCGGCGATGAAGAGGTCAGGCTCGTTGGCGAGAGCCATGGCGATCATCACGCGCTGGCGCTGGCCGCCCGAGAGCTGATGCGGATAGGCGCCGAGCCGGCTTTCCGCGTCGCGGATGCCGACGAGATCGAAAAGCTCGAGCGTGCGGGCCCGGGCCTGGCGGTCGGACAGGCCGCGGTGCAATTTCAGGATCTCGCCGACCTGCCGCTCGATGGTGTGGAGCGGATTGAGCGAGGTCATCGGCTCCTGGAACACCATGGTGATGTCGTCGCCGCGAACCTTCCGCATCTCGTCCTCGTCGGCGGCGATCAGATCCTTGCCCTTGAACAGGATGCGGCCGGACGGGTGATGCGCGGACGGGTAGGGCAGGAGCTTGAGTGCCGAGAGGGCGGTGACGGACTTGCCGGATCCCGACTCGCCCACCAGCGCCACCGTCTCGCCTGGCATGACGTCGAAGGAGACGCGGTCCACCGCCAGCATGTCGCCTCCGCCCTGGCGGAAGGCGACCGAAAGGTCCTGAACGGAGAGGAGGGGTTCTGTCATGGCCATCTGTCGTGATCGCGAACGTGATTCAGCCCGATCTGCGTCAGGCTGCTCGGCAGCCTCAAGCGCTGATCGGAGGACAATAAGATGCTGCAATCGGCCAGGAGAGCGGTTGCTATGTGGATGGCGTCGGCTCCCTTGTTGCCGAGAGTCGCGCGAATTTCGGCACTCTGGCGCAAGACCGCGCGATCGATCGGTCGGATCTCCAGACCAGCACCGCCCGCAAGAAACCCCTCATAGATTTCGACCAATCTCGCATCGCCATCCTTGAGCGGGCCGACGAGAACCTCGGCCAGCGTCAGCTCGCTGGTCACCAATCGCAGCTGGCCGGCAGCCGCCTGCTCGAACACATGCAGCAAGCCGTCATCTTCGCTCTCGATGAAACGGATGATCGCATTGGTATCGAGATAAGCGGCCTTGACGCTCTCCACCTTCGTTATTCCCACTCGTCCCGCAGCGTGCGAATGCGCCGGACGGCTTCCGTAGCGGACGTGTTGCGCTCCTTGGCTGCGCCGAAGAAGCGCATGAATTCCCTCTTCGGATCAGGACGGGCAGCCTCGTCGTCCTGCTCGATGACCAGGGTTACGGGCTTCGACGGATCGAGCAGCTCCCGTAGATCCTCCGGCAGCTTATCGACCGGGTAATGCTCTCTGACGATCTTGTTCATGGGATACCTCGAGGAAACACTACCATAGGCTCATCGAAACGTCTTCCGCGGGTCGAAGGCGTCGCGCACCGCTTCGCCGATGAAGATGAGGAGGCTGAGCATGATGGCGATCACGAAGAAGCCGGAGAGCCCAAGCCATGGCGCCTGAAGGTTGGCCTTGCCCTGGGCGAGCAGCTCGCCGAGCGAGGGCGAGCCTGGAGGCAGGCCGAAG
Protein-coding regions in this window:
- a CDS encoding type II toxin-antitoxin system VapC family toxin, with product MESVKAAYLDTNAIIRFIESEDDGLLHVFEQAAAGQLRLVTSELTLAEVLVGPLKDGDARLVEIYEGFLAGGAGLEIRPIDRAVLRQSAEIRATLGNKGADAIHIATALLADCSILLSSDQRLRLPSSLTQIGLNHVRDHDRWP
- a CDS encoding cation diffusion facilitator family transporter, with product MHSHHDPAGHHDHGHSHAPPEGHGRAFAIGIALNLAFVAIEAAYGFWADSMALLSDAGHNLSDVLGLAIAWGAALLARRSPTERFTYGLRSSSILAALFNALLLLVATGGIVWESVQRLIEPAPVAAGTMMIVAGIGIVVNGFTAFLFTSGQQDLNIRGAFLHMVADAAVSLGVVLGGLAILWTGANWIDPVLSLVIAAVIVWGTWGLLQQSLTLSLHGVPRSIAMPEVRKALERMPGVARVHHLHVWAVSTTETALTAHLVMPGGHPGDRFLAEAQRELKAHFGIGHSTLQIEIHRPGSHDHGPDCPLDGNDHEHGDHAHEGHDHGGHPHNHGPSHLSPR
- a CDS encoding ABC transporter ATP-binding protein → MTEPLLSVQDLSVAFRQGGGDMLAVDRVSFDVMPGETVALVGESGSGKSVTALSALKLLPYPSAHHPSGRILFKGKDLIAADEDEMRKVRGDDITMVFQEPMTSLNPLHTIERQVGEILKLHRGLSDRQARARTLELFDLVGIRDAESRLGAYPHQLSGGQRQRVMIAMALANEPDLFIADEPTTALDVTVQAQILKLLAELKSRLNMSMLFITHDLGIVRKIADRVCVMLKGKIVEQGTVAEVFGNPQHAYTRRLLAAEPKGRANPVANDAPVIVDAGPIKVWFPIKRGFFQKTVGHVKAVDGVSVRVRRGETVGVVGESGSGKTTLGLAILRLVQSEGPIVFLGNRIDGMRSNEIRPMRKNLQVVFQDPYGSLSPRMSVAEIVEEGLLVQTKGLSYAQRRDIVAKALHDVGLDPATMDRYPHEFSGGQRQRIAIARAMALEPQFIMLDEPTSALDMSVQAQIVELLRDLQKRRNLAYMFISHDLKVVRALANHVVVMQNGKIVEEGSAESIFAAPRTDYTKALFAAAFNLETAASNAVRE